A stretch of the Clostridium fungisolvens genome encodes the following:
- a CDS encoding family 1 glycosylhydrolase gives MKNGNNDALACDHYHRYKEDVAMMMEMGLKAYCFSIA, from the coding sequence ATAAAGAATGGTAATAATGATGCTTTAGCATGTGATCATTATCATCGTTATAAAGAAGATGTGGCTATGATGATGGAAATGGGACTAAAAGCTTATTGTTTCTCTATAGCATGA